The following coding sequences lie in one Rhodohalobacter barkolensis genomic window:
- a CDS encoding four helix bundle protein: MVSISSNIAEGAGRKGTKEFCHFLSIAYGSACEVETQLIISKNLEFIQKKSV, encoded by the coding sequence GTGGTATCCATCAGTTCAAATATTGCTGAAGGAGCGGGAAGAAAAGGAACGAAGGAATTCTGTCATTTTTTAAGTATTGCTTATGGATCAGCCTGTGAAGTAGAAACTCAACTAATTATTTCTAAAAATTTAGAGTTTATTCAAAAAAAATCAGTTTGA
- a CDS encoding OstA-like protein encodes MKNYKVYLFSLLGWGLLYLINPEISQSQNRVNIVDAERAEGAVIDGQTVRKLLGSVELETDQMSMNADSVYQFTDQNMLHAFNIQIETETEIIWADTLFYNTQTDYSELRGRVIIQSETNTVFSNAMDAALALDLIIFSDPIRFEDERGTLLAGSGLYYQDVDSAAFRGNVQLADSTQYLESDSLFMNRQKDLYELFGRVYAEDFEDKVIFTGDYLYADSTGYRLLEGDDAWLMELSDSEADTTHLLAKKIELLETDSTSTMDAFEDVRIWSTKFSAVADTALYRDHEEKFELRSNPKLWQGNIQLTGPIIEAHLENDDIRFLSSYPRPIAVQEDSVTGRLHQMAGDTLHSYFDDGAVERIVVYNESEIIFHQRDDNEEPDGLIELIASGSSTMYFVDGEFDFFKAERNVDGSYLPESPQNVNRQLDNFAWHPDQKPSRPLIQIPRLPAIPEERPFELPPRYVRYLEDNQN; translated from the coding sequence ATGAAAAACTATAAGGTATATCTATTTTCTCTACTCGGTTGGGGGCTTCTGTACTTAATCAACCCTGAGATCTCCCAATCACAAAACCGCGTTAATATTGTTGATGCAGAAAGAGCTGAGGGAGCTGTAATTGATGGGCAAACTGTAAGAAAGTTATTGGGCAGTGTGGAGCTCGAAACCGATCAAATGTCAATGAATGCAGACAGCGTATATCAGTTTACCGATCAAAATATGCTGCATGCCTTTAACATTCAGATTGAAACTGAAACGGAGATCATTTGGGCAGACACCCTTTTCTACAATACACAAACAGATTACAGTGAACTTCGAGGCCGCGTCATCATTCAGTCCGAAACCAATACGGTTTTCAGTAATGCGATGGATGCAGCTCTCGCCCTGGATCTGATTATCTTTAGCGATCCCATACGATTTGAGGATGAACGAGGTACTCTTCTGGCCGGATCAGGACTCTATTACCAAGATGTAGACAGTGCCGCATTTCGAGGAAATGTACAACTGGCTGATAGTACGCAGTATCTGGAATCGGACTCCCTTTTCATGAATCGGCAAAAGGATCTTTATGAATTGTTTGGCCGGGTTTATGCCGAAGATTTCGAAGATAAAGTCATTTTTACGGGTGATTATCTCTATGCCGATTCTACAGGATATAGATTACTGGAAGGTGACGATGCTTGGCTAATGGAGCTGAGCGACAGTGAAGCCGACACAACGCACCTACTGGCAAAAAAGATTGAACTGCTTGAAACCGATTCCACATCTACAATGGATGCCTTTGAAGATGTTCGGATCTGGTCTACAAAATTTTCGGCCGTAGCAGACACCGCACTCTATCGTGATCACGAGGAGAAGTTTGAGCTGAGATCCAATCCCAAATTGTGGCAAGGGAATATTCAACTGACGGGTCCCATTATAGAAGCTCACCTGGAAAATGATGATATCCGGTTTCTATCCTCCTACCCTCGCCCTATTGCGGTTCAGGAAGATTCAGTTACAGGCAGACTCCACCAGATGGCCGGAGATACCCTGCACTCCTATTTTGACGATGGTGCTGTTGAACGAATTGTTGTTTATAACGAAAGCGAAATTATTTTTCACCAGCGTGATGATAATGAAGAGCCGGACGGCTTGATTGAGTTAATCGCATCGGGATCATCCACCATGTATTTTGTGGATGGCGAGTTTGATTTTTTCAAAGCCGAAAGAAATGTAGATGGTTCCTATCTGCCCGAATCACCTCAGAACGTAAATCGGCAGCTGGATAATTTTGCCTGGCACCCCGATCAAAAACCGTCAAGACCGCTGATTCAAATTCCCAGACTTCCGGCAATCCCTGAAGAGCGTCCTTTTGAGTTACCACCCAGATATGTTCGATATTTGGAAGATAATCAGAATTGA
- the lptC gene encoding LPS export ABC transporter periplasmic protein LptC, translating into MPKIQFHIIIPGFLVSLLLAGACSDLSEYDSEQVRSTLNDSLITSTESWDVQMTLMQQEQARISIEGSYAISYQSNERSETHIDGPVYVQLFDTTGAVETEAWSKKAIYLENKSEFELYDSVRVLTNTDRELYSDFLVWSQKTDRITSPRFVTIVTPTDSISGRGFDGLTDLSSYTIDEPRGRLIVD; encoded by the coding sequence ATGCCAAAAATTCAATTTCACATTATTATCCCCGGATTTCTTGTCTCACTTCTGCTTGCCGGTGCTTGCAGTGATCTGTCGGAATATGACAGTGAACAGGTTCGCTCTACACTGAACGACTCCCTCATTACATCCACTGAAAGCTGGGACGTTCAGATGACCCTTATGCAACAGGAACAGGCCCGAATATCTATTGAAGGGAGCTATGCGATAAGTTATCAGTCTAACGAACGTTCTGAAACTCACATAGACGGCCCCGTTTACGTTCAGCTCTTCGATACAACCGGTGCCGTAGAAACAGAAGCCTGGAGTAAAAAAGCCATATACCTGGAAAATAAAAGTGAATTTGAACTTTACGATTCTGTTCGTGTACTCACAAATACAGACCGCGAGCTCTACTCCGATTTCTTGGTCTGGTCACAAAAAACCGATAGAATTACATCTCCAAGATTTGTGACCATCGTTACACCCACAGATAGTATATCCGGCCGGGGATTTGATGGCTTAACTGATCTCTCCTCCTACACTATCGATGAACCTCGCGGAAGACTGATCGTTGATTAA
- the upp gene encoding uracil phosphoribosyltransferase gives MSKRQKILDKVTVIDHPVVARDLSILRDKTTGTAEFRAAMGRIATILAYFALKDLPLRKSTIQTPITETEGYEIDTEIIIVPILRAGLSLVDAIIDFIPDAKVGHLGMYRDEETHRPVDYYSNLPKGVKKGLVLVVDPMLATGGSADDAIGFMKKQGANNIRFISLIAAPEGLERISKKYPEVKMISAAVDEQLNQDAFIVPGLGDAGDRYFSTT, from the coding sequence ATGAGTAAACGTCAGAAGATTTTAGACAAAGTAACCGTAATTGATCATCCGGTGGTGGCTCGAGATCTCTCAATCCTGAGAGATAAAACCACCGGCACAGCTGAGTTTCGTGCTGCCATGGGCAGAATAGCAACGATTCTGGCTTACTTTGCCCTGAAAGATCTTCCACTGCGTAAATCCACTATTCAAACCCCTATTACTGAAACTGAGGGATACGAAATTGATACAGAAATCATCATCGTTCCTATTCTTCGTGCCGGACTGAGTCTGGTAGACGCCATTATCGATTTTATTCCGGATGCGAAAGTGGGGCATCTGGGCATGTATCGGGATGAAGAAACTCACCGACCGGTTGACTACTACTCGAATCTTCCTAAAGGGGTAAAGAAAGGATTGGTTTTGGTTGTGGATCCCATGCTGGCAACCGGAGGCAGTGCCGATGATGCCATTGGTTTCATGAAAAAACAGGGAGCCAACAATATCCGCTTTATATCGTTAATAGCGGCACCGGAAGGTTTGGAACGAATCAGTAAAAAATATCCGGAGGTTAAAATGATTTCTGCTGCGGTAGATGAACAGCTGAATCAAGATGCATTCATTGTACCGGGTCTGGGTGATGCCGGTGATCGCTATTTCAGCACTACTTAG